The following nucleotide sequence is from Methyloterricola oryzae.
TCAACTTTGCATCTATGGAAATCATTTCCCCCGGCAGAACCCGTTTTATCTGCTGGATAATGGTTTCTTCGCCGGTAATGAATTCATTTTGAGCATACTGAGCCAATGCATGTATGTTGATTGCGGGTGCCTGACCCAAGAGAGGCAGTAATGCCTTGATTTCAGAGGCGAATGCCACCCTGTCAGCAAGCACGGCGTAGTAAAGCGGCTTTATGCCCAGGCGGTCGCGGGCCAGCGTCAACCTTTGCCGTGTACGGTCATAAATGGCGAAGGCAAACATGCCCCTCAGCTTCTCAATGAAACCGTTACTATCCAACGCGTAGCTGTGCAGAATGCATTCGCTATCCGAATGCGTCGTTAAGTGCCGGCCGGCAGACTTCAGATCCGCTGTAAGTTCCGGATAGTTGTATATCTCGCCGTTTGCGATCAGCGCCAATTGGCCATCTTCACTGAGGAGTGGCTGCTGGCCTCCCAGCTGATCAATGATGGCGAGCCGAGTATGGGCCAATCCAATTTTGCCATCGATAAAGGAGCCAATACTGTCTGGCCCACGGTGACTCAATCTCCGGGACGCGGCTTTTAGCCGGGATTCGTCCACCGTACCGGATTTTTGGAATAAACCTGCAATACCACACATAGGGCGCGAACCGATTCAAGAAAGGAGAGACGCAATGACGCGTAGTAAAGGGGCGTCACGACGCGGCGCCGAAAGTGGGCCTATTGATCAAGATAGCAATACTTATGCCGCTTATGTGGATCATAAAATCAATACGTTATTGAGCACCTTGGTTTAAATAAACCAATTGCGCCGATGCAAAAGCGCGGGACGGGTACGGAAATTGGGGGCATGGTCTGATCCTTCAACCTCTAAGCACGTTCTCCCGATCATTCCCTACACACCAACCCGCTTGTTCTCATCGAGTGTGCTGATGGCACGCGCTCGGACCGGGATGGTCTATCAATTCTGATCTTCCCGAGCCCGACGCGGAATGGATGGTTTGGCTGTGATCCTTGTCGTCGTGGCGCCGCAGGGGTTTTGGAGGCGACCTGCGAGAGCTTCGCGTCCAGTCTCAAGGGCTTTGGGAAGAAGAAGCCTGAATATGGACTGGATTTTACGACATGCCCGTGTGCTGGCACCGCGGGATCTGGCGACACCTGTGCCAGGCCATGGTGGTCAAAGAATAGGAAATTCAATGGGTGGTGTGCCCATTGAGGCCGAAGGATGCGACTGTGATTGGGGCTTGTCAACTCACCTGATCGGTTGATGAGGTGGCGAGAATGATCTTTTTCGGGGCCGCCAAGGGAGTCGCGACGGTGCAAGGCACATTGACCAGCGGATTGACGGGAAATCGACGGGAAATCGGCACAAATGGAACCCGTCGGTCTCGAAGCGACGAGTCGGCAACCGGGCGATCAACAAGGGATACGGTGAGTTATCACCTCACCGTTTGATCGAATTCGTATTCAGGATCTGGTTCACCCCGCTCCGCGCCATGAGCGGTGGACTGATCCCAATCGAAGCACTTCATCACGGGCGGAGAGCGGCCGGAAGAAATCGGTGGAGATTTGGCGGGTTCGCCAATATGGAACAGGACGCTTTGCACCGGTCCCGGTTCGGTGATGAATGCGATCAGCCGCATCTCGCCTCCGCATTCCGGGCAGAGCAACGGCACGACCTGATAGATGCGGGCGATCAGGGCGCGCCACAAGTAGTGGGCGGGGCTATTCCGTCGGCTTTCGGTCATTTGCTCGGGTCCTCGGGTGCTCGGGTGTCTTCCTGAAGTGGCACGGATGGCAGCGAGGCCTCAAGAGGCAGGCTGGCGTAGACCGTGACTGCCGGTCGCAGGGACGAATTCGGCGCCAACACGCCGTGGTAGCGCTGCCGGTGCTTGCGCGGTGGCGGAACCAGGGCGGCGAGACGATCCGAAAACTCCAGGGGCCCAGGATATAGCTCAGACTGACGACCTGACTCCGGGTATCGGTGTCCAGCCAAGAGCATGCATCCAGACAACCTATTCGTCGAAAGCAAAAAAGTCCCCGGGCGATGATCAACACATAATGCAACCTTAAGGTTCGACAGATAAAACGATCCTCGACCATGCGCTTAGTCGATGCCCAGTCCTTGTTCCTTAGTCTCGGAGTCGAATGATGGAATCCAGCATGGTTTCAATCTCGGCATTAGATCTGTTCTTCCTGTCATCCCTTGTTATGGCAGCAGAAGAGAACAGGCTGAGCCGAGAGCAAATACT
It contains:
- a CDS encoding transposase, with amino-acid sequence MAGHRYPESGRQSELYPGPLEFSDRLAALVPPPRKHRQRYHGVLAPNSSLRPAVTVYASLPLEASLPSVPLQEDTRAPEDPSK